In a genomic window of Chroicocephalus ridibundus chromosome 14, bChrRid1.1, whole genome shotgun sequence:
- the PECAM1 gene encoding platelet endothelial cell adhesion molecule isoform X3 gives MYLALLVIFLQCSELYTQEKVFTFNKVEIKVQPSFKVKNGDPMSIVCHADISKSTDFQLKHNFTIFKDGKVVFTTVSGKGDARYEISVARSSDTGVYECTVEAGGKTKSSNSLRVWVKGMTKPILTVEKKEVLEGEVVKLRCELPEEEPPLYFYFWKTKMNSTPKEKDVFEPYRNFSVVEFAVEEGDNILQFDCFVKRYVQSEFESSEHSNKTLVTVREPFIKPALSVKPSSNITEGDRIQFECSTVVARMRDIEIILQKNKTILSSVRDEKILKYSAVATLEDSGEYLCKVEQGKASKTTKLNVDVSELFPKPILSASMNKLDENKELTLSCSVSGFRKANFSILRKNSNGDVWLKNFRNLTMRVDVNDTGSYICKAEVKGIVKESKPVRINVYAPVSKPTLSVVSGLPEVVLGKPLRLICRSATGTPPITFTFYKGNEVKKTVINDTYATFLDENIRQNDKRGYKCDAKNNHSSGVKTSNILNITVIVPIRNASLGSVPYGVVEDGSEAAFLCSVNEGSWPILFRIFRKTDHEVLLFEKSENADRVMWRKEAMHRQDTGTYYCMASNRANVDVKSHPITISVILASWQKGIIAAFVLIPIAGAVIFTLWWFLWKKKKAKGPSMEMSGSALATNMTSEKLSRQHNDGDYYSGSGYIEDSENHMKSTDESKAPVQKGTETVYSEIRKANNDSVENRHSRIQGHPDAT, from the exons ATGTATCTTGCTCTTCTGGTGATTTTCTTGCAGT gttCAGAACTTTACACTCAGGAGAAAG ttTTTACTTTCAACAAAGTTGAAATCAAGGTTCAGCCGTCTTTCAAAGTAAAGAACGGAGATCCTATGTCAATTGTCTGCCATGCTGATATTAGCAAAAGTACCGATTTCCAGCTGAAGCataattttacaatttttaaggATGGCAAAGTTGTGTTCACGACTGTATCAGGCAAAGGAGATGCACGATATGAAATATCTGTGGCTAGATCTTCAGATACAGGAGTCTATGAATGTACTGTGGAAGCAGGTGGAAAGACAAAATCTAGTAACTCCTTACGTGTTTGGGTAAAAG GAATGACCAAACCAATCCTGACTGTtgagaaaaaagaagttttagaGGGTGAAGTTGTGAAATTACGTTGTGAGCTGCCAGAAGAAGAACCTCCTTTATATTTCTATTTCTGGAAGACAAAGATGAATTCAACACctaaagaaaaagatgtatttgaaCCATACAGAAATTTTTCAGTAGTGGAATTTGCTGTTGAGGAGGGAGATAATATTTTACAATTTGATTGCTTTGTTAAGAGATATGTACAATCAGAATTTGAAAGCTCAGAACACAGCAATAAAACACTTGTTACAGTCAGGG AACCATTTATAAAGCCTGCTCTGAGCGTCAAGCCCTCAAGTAATATTACAGAAGGAGACAGAATACAGTTTGAATGCTCAACTGTGGTAGCCCGAATGCGTGACATTGAAATCAtactccagaaaaacaaaacaatactgAGCAGTGTACGAGATgagaaaattttgaaatactCTGCAGTAGCTACTCTAGAGGACAGTGGTGAATACCTCTGTAAGGTGGAGCAAGGGAAAGCATCTAAAACCACCAAACTGAATGTTGATGTGTCAG AGTTATTCCCCAAGCCAATATTGTCTGCTTCTATGAATAAGCTGgatgaaaataaagaattaacTTTGAGTTGCAGCGTTAGTGGTTTTCGGAAAGCTAACTTCTCTATATTACGTAAAAACTCAAATGGAGATGTCTGGTTGAAAAATTTTAGAAACTTAACAATGAGAGTTGATGTGAATGATACTGGATCCTATATCTGTAAAGCTGAAGTAAAAGGAATAGTCAAGGAGAGCAAACCTGTAAGGATAAATGTTTATG CTCCAGTCTCCAAGCCAACTCTTTCTGTTGTCAGTGGTTTGCCAGAGGTGGTGTTAGGGAAGCCTCTACGGTTAATCTGTCGTTCAGCGACGGGAACGCCGCCAATAACATTCACGTTCTACAAAGGAAACGAAGTTAAGAAAACAGTAATTAATGACACATATGCTACGTTCTTGGATGAAAATATTAGACAAAATGACAAAAGAGGATACAAGTGTGATGCTAAAAATAATCACTCCAGTGGTGTGAAAACTAGCAATATTCTAAACATCACAGTAATAG TACCAATCAGGAATGCCAGCTTGGGCAGTGTTCCATATGGAGTAGTGGAAGACGGCAGTgaggctgcttttctctgctctgtgaaTGAAGGATCTTGGCCAATCCTCTTCAGGATTTTTAGAAAAACTGACCATGAAGTTCTTCtatttgaaaaaagtgaaaatgcagaCAGAGTCATGTGGCGCAAGGAAGCAATGCACAGGCAGGACACAGGGACATACTACTGCATGGCTTCTAATCGAGCAAATGTGGATGTGAAAAGCCATCCAATAACCATTAGTG TCATCTTAGCATCTTGGCAGAAAGGAATCATTGCTGCGTTTGTCCTAATACCTATCGCAGGAGCAGTAATTTTCACTTTATGGTGGTttttgtggaagaagaaaaagg CTAAAGGACCATCCATGGAGATGTCTGG TTCTGCCTTGGCTACAAACATGACAAGTGAAAAACTGTCAAGACAGCACAATGATGGGGACTACTATTCAG gCTCAGGTTACATTGAAGATAGTGAAAATCACATGAAGTCAACAGATGAGAGTAAAG